A window of Polyangium spumosum genomic DNA:
CGGTCCGCTTCGAAACGCCGACCAACTGCGCCGTCTCCTCGTGGCTCAGCTCCCCGAGCTCGACGGCCGTCAGCACGTCACGAAGATCCGCATCCATCTCCCCGATGGTCTCGTGCACGAGTCGCTCGTACTGCGCTGTCGCCATGGCCTCCTCGGGGTTCCGCGCGCCGCTCGGCGCTGTTGCTATGTCCGCCTCTGCGGAAAATCCTCCTCGATACTGGTCGCGCTTGTACCGATCGCGCGCCATCCGCAGCGTGATCGTATAGAGCCAGACAGCCATCGCCCCCTTCGCCGGATCGTACCGCGGCAAACTTGCGACGGCCGCCGTCAGCACCTCTTGCGCAAGGTCTCCCACGTCCGCCGGCCGAACGGGCCCCCAGGGCGGGGGGAGACGGGCCAACCATCCAGGCACGCGGAGCGCAAGCTGCGCGAGTTGCTCGCGAGGATCACCTTGGGTGTCGAATTCTCGGGTCACGTTCTATCAATTGGGATGAGCGCCCGAGAGGGACACCCAAATCGTCACTTGTCCTTCGGACGGCAGCAGATCGTCGAGGGGCGAAGCGCCTCCACTTCCCCGATCGGTTCCCCGCCGGCCGGCTGACACGCGCCCGCGTGGTACGTGACGTTCGAGATCGACTTGCTCCCGAGGGCCGGGCCCACGAGGCTCACGTCGAAGCATGCTTCCTTGAGGGACGAGATCGGGTACCCGAGGAGCAGAGGATCGACGCACGCATCATCCTTGTAGATCGAGGCCATCGCCGTGCACATGCTGCCCTCGACCTCGGGCAAACACTCGCATGCGGTACATCCTCGTTTGTCGTCGAACCCGGTATAGACGACGAGCCGATCGGTGTAGTTCTCCCCCTCGCAGGGGACATCGTCCTCCTTATATACGCAAACGCGAAACTCTGGCGGCGGCGCAGGCGCGGGGGCGCACTTCCCGCCCGCCCCGCATCCCCCCTCCCCGCTCTCCGGGTAACCTTCGCAGGCGACCACGGTGAGACCCCACGTCGGCTCGTCGCCCTGCCCGGTGAGGATCTCGAGCTCGTCGACCTCGCAGCCCTCGTCCACGGCCTCCATCGGCCCGATCGTGAGCGACTCGACGCACGGCTTGCCGCCGCACAGTTTCCCGGCGGCGATCGCGTTGGAGCTCGAGCAGCTCCCGTCCCAGTCGGCCGGGGGATCGAAGGACGTGGGGACCGCGTCGGGCGTGCCGCACGCGGCGTTCGCGGCCGTCATCGTCGCCGGAAGTGTGCACGAGCCGGTCGACGGCTTGCAGGCGCAGTTGCAGGCGAGCGGCCCCGCGACGAGATCGGCGTACTTGGTGAAGTGGTGGTGAGGTGCCTCGGGCGGGCACTCGACGGCAGCGCCTGGCGTCCTCGCCACGAGGATCGGCTCGCTCCATCCGAGGGGCCGGAAGGGGACGCACTGGCCGGTGCAGATTTTGGCTTCCATGCCGCCGTCTCCGGCGTCGTCTGCGCCGGCATCGTTTGCCCCAGCATCTCCCCCCTCCGGGCCCCCGTCGCCCTTCTCGTAGATGGATATCGTCCCATTCCCGCACGCCAGCGGCATCAGAACGAGGACGAACAAGAGCGCTCGACGAACATTCACGGGTTCCATGTCACACCTATACCTACAGATGGTAATAAGCCAGGTGTCGTCCAGAGTATGCGCGCTGCTGGTGAGGCGGTAGACGTGTACTCCGCGTTGGCTCCGCGCAGTTTGAAGAGGACCTCAGCATACCCGCGCAGCGCAACGTGCTGGGAAAGCGGCAGGTCGTAGGATCCACGCAGTCCCACGCCGCCAAACGGCTGGGCTGCGTCGGTTCGGACTTCCAAGGTGTCGTCCAAGGCGACTTGATAAAATCCACCAGCGATGGGAGCACAGACGCGTCCGCGTTCTCGGATCACGAGGCACGGCAGGGCGCTCCCGGTCGCAAGCCACGTTCGGACGGGCACGTCGTCCAGGTCCCCGCGGTGATCGACCACGCCGCGCAGCTCGACGCCGAGAGAGAACCACGGCCACCGCAGGGCGACTTGAAAAGCCCCGCCCAAGGCAACGCCCGGCGTATCGAGAGGCGCCACGACGAACGCCGCCGAGAGCTCGGTACGGAAGGGCGGAGCGTTGTCAGGAGGAGCCGGAACATCCAGAAACGGCGCAAGCTCGTCTCGGGACCGTTGACGGAGCTGTGGAAGCGGCGCCGCCAGGGGGGGCTCTGGTGCCGGAGCCACCGGAGGCGGCGGGGCCTTTGGCGTCTCGGGGACCACCGGAGGCGACGGCGAGACCAGGAGCGTCCACGCCTCCGGCGTCTCGCCCTTGGGCGTCATGAACCGCGCGTAGATCATGAGCGCGACGTCCTCGACGAGCTCGTCGCACTTCCACCGCGGGGTCGCGGTCTCCTCCCATTGGATCGCGCCCTGATCGTCTCGCGCGACGAGCGCGGCCTCCAGGCGTCCAGCGGCGCGGCGCACCGTCACGGAGAGGGACGCGCGCGCCGCGTCGGGGAAGGCGTCGTACCGGAACTTCGCGCTCGTCAGCTCCGCGAGGGCGGAGCTTGCGGGGCACTTCGCTCCGGGGGGCGCGGCGTACTCGAGCCGAAACGCGACGCGCGGCGCCGCTGGCGCATCGTCGGCCATCGCGGGCGGCGCGAGCATCACCAGGGCAAGCGTCAGCAGGTCTGCGTAGGCGCGGCGCATCGATCCTCGGACGAACCGAGGCTACCAGGAAGCGCGGGAAATCCGCAAGATGGTCCCTCCTGGTTTGGCCCGACCACACTCGTGTGCCCGGTGAAACTGCTGATCATGCATCGACGGGACCTTGAACGCCCAGAATCCGTCATCGAAGATGCACACGCGCGGCGAACGTTACTGACTACTCCTCGGCGAGCGGCGCTGGCGCTTCGGCGTTGGGCGCTTCTCGGCCCAAGTGAGCAGTTCGTCGAGCGCGGGGCACAGCGACTGGCCCCAGTCGGTCAGGTGGTACTCGACCTTGGGCGGCACCTGCGCGTGGACGATGCGCGCGACGATGCCGTCCTGCTCGAGCTGCCGAAGCTGCTGGCTCAGCATTTTCTGCGAGACGGCCGGGATGGCACGCTCCAGCTCGGAGAACCGCAGCTTCTTGCCGCCGAACAGGTGGAAAAGAATCACCAGCTTCCAACGACCCTCGAGCATCTGGATGGCGTCCTCGATGCCGCTGGCCGCTGATGCGGGCGTGTGATGGTCATGCTTACCCAAAGGTATGTACCCCACTTTTTGGTGCGTTCTTGCGCAATCGAAATCTACTCCTTAAAGGAGGGGATATGCAAACGAACCCCACGAGCTCTCTCGATCTGCCGGCGCCGATCGCGAGCTACTTCGCCAACGAGACGACCGACTCGCAGGCCGTAGCCCGGTGTTTCACCGAGGACGCCCTCGTCGTGGACGAGCGACACGAGCATCGCGGTCGCGCTGCCATCGCGGCCTGGAACGCCGATGCCACCGCAAAATTCTCGTTCAACACCGAGCTGCTCGCGGCAGAGACGGACGGCGCGTGCACCACGGTCCGCGCGAAGGTGACGGGCAACTTTCCGGGGAGCTCCATCGAGCTTCGCTACCGCTTCACCCTCGCGGGCGATCTGATCGCCCGGCTGGAGATCACGCCATGAGCTTCGACCTCGAACTTCAGAATCGACGCGCGCTCGTCACGGGCGGCACCAAGGGCATCGGCGCGGCAGTCGTGAACGCGCTTCGAGACGCAGGGGCCCGCGTCGTCGCTACCGCTCGCTCGGCGCCGAGCGACGCGGACGGTGTGCACTTCGTCGCGGCTGACGCCACCACCGCAGAAGGCTGCGCGCTCGTCGCGCGTGAGGCGCTCGCGTATCTCGGCGGCGTCGACATCCTGGTGCACGTCCTCGGAGGCTCGAGCGCGCCTGCGGGCGGCTTCGCTGCGCTGGGGGATGACGAGTGGAAGAAAGAGCTCGACCTCAACCTGATGCCTGCCGTGCGGCTCGACCGCGCACTCTTGCCGTCAATGCTGGCGCAGGGGTCGGGCGTCATCGTGCACGTCACGTCGATTCAGCATGAACTGCCACTGCCCGAGTCGACCACCGCCTACGCGGCCGCGAAAGCAGCGCTCTCGACCTACAGCAAGGCGCTCTCGAAGGAGGTGAGTCCGAAGGGCATTCGCGTCGTGCGCGTGTCGCCAGGCTGGGTAGAGACGGAGGCGTCCGTGCGCCTCGCCGAGCGCCTCGCCGCCCAGGCAGGCACCGACTACGAGGGGGGCAAGAAGATGATCATGGATTCGCTCGGCGGCATCCCGCTGGGGCGACCCGCGAAGCCGCGCGAGGTGGCTGATCTGATCGCCTTCGTCGCGTCACCGCGCGCAGGATCCATCACCGGCACGGAGTACGTCATCGACGGCGGCACGGTACCCACGGCGTGAGCGGCGAGCCGGCGCGCAGGGGGCAGGCATGCAATCACTTGGAGGAGCTTGGCAGTTCGCGTTCCTCCGTGAGGGCGCTGATCTCCGTGCCGAGTACGCGGGCGACCGCTCCGGCAAAGTGAACTGTCACGTGGAGCTTTGCCTCCAGGATCGCGCGCACGTATTCGCGCGGGTAGCCGACCGCCCCCGCGACGTCATGCAGGGTTTTCCCCTGTGCATACATGAGGAGCGCGACGCGCACGCGCTCCTGCTGGTCGGGCGTGAGCACCGCCGGAATGCTCGCGGGCTCTTGATCGGATCCGCTCTCGACGGACCCTTCGGGCAGATCCGTGCTTTCTTGCCCTGCGGATGCAGGCCGAACGATAGTTGTCATGGGTTGCGACTCCGCTTCGGACGGGGTTGCGGCCAAGTCGCCCCGGGGGATTTCCAGGTCCCCCGGGGCGGCGCCTTTATGTGTTCATCACGAAAATTGTAGAGACGAAGCCATCGAGTGGCGTAAACTACTCCTTTGCCGTGAGTGAGACGCTACAGCAGCGCATGGGTCGAGTCGTTCGGGAGCGACGCGAGGCCCTTGGCTTGACCCAGGAGGAGCTCGGGGAACGCTGCAATTTGCATCGCACCTACATCGGCAGCATCGAGCGCGGCGAGCGAAATCTGTCCTTGCAGAACATCGAACGGATCGCGCATGCCCTCGGAATTCTCGCCTGGGAGCTGGTTCGGGCTGCGGAGGACCGAAGATGACCATCCATAGCGTCTACAGATGACGACTCATAGCGTCTCACTTGTTGGGTTGTCAAAGGCAATGTCGCGGTCACGAAACGTAGAAAGCGGCAAAAGTTGGTTCAATCCTTGGCGGGCTCACCGCCTACTGGCAAGAGCGAGCTCGCGGGGTTCAGCGTGAGCAGCGAGGAGACGGGGCTGGCCTAAAAGGCGAGCAGCGCCCGCGACGCGTCCGCGATCACGTCAACCTGCACGCAACCAGCGGGGATTGTTCTTTTTTACCCGTCGACGCGGGGCTGAACCTCGTTCAGCTTTTGCCTTGATGTTCCTATGAGGAGCGTGAAAGACTGTACTCATGAGCGTCCGGCGGTTCTGGCAGCTCCTCGCGAGCTGGATTTGTGGGATCGTGATCGGGATCGTGGGCTCTACGATCACCCTCCTGACGTTCGGCGCCTTCTCGCGAACGTTGTCACCCTGGATCGTGCGGACGTGGGGGAAGTCGATGCTGCGGCTCGCGCGGGTCACGGTCTCGGTCGAGGGCGCCGAGCACCTCTCCTCGGACACGATGAAGATCGCGACGTTCAACCACGGGTCGCTGCTCGACTCTTTCCTCATCGCGTCGATCATGCCGAGCGGGAGCGTCGCCGCGGTCAAGCGGGAGATGTTCTACTACCCGATCCTCGGTCTCACCATGTACCTCTGCGGTTTCGTTTTTCTGGACCGGCGCAACAGCGCCCGCAGCCGAAAGCAGATGGCCAAGGCTTGCAAGCGCATGGAGCGTAACCGGCTCACGGTCTTCATCTCGCCGGAAGGGACACGCGCTCGCACACACGAGTTGCTCCCCTTCAAGAAAGGCGCGTTTTTCCTCGCGCTCGACAGCGGCGCGCCCATCGTCCCGGTCGTCATCGAAGGCGCCTTCGATTTACATCCGCCGAGCCGCTGGACCACCGACCCCGGCCACGTGCGGATCCGCGTGCTCCCGCCGCGTCCGACGGTGGGCCTCAGCGCCGAGAGCATCCCCGACGAGATTGAAGCGCTCCGAAAGCTCTACGCAACCGAGCTCGCGACGATGCGCGCCGAGCAGGGCAAACCCGTGATTGCACCTGTCGCGCGTGCTGCTTGATGTGACGGCCTCGCGTCCCTCCCCGGGCAACGTTCGTGACATAGGCGCCAGGATCTCGCGTACGTTCAGCCACCGAAATCCCGCACTGCCCTTGCTCACGCCAAGAGGTACTGGTCGACGCGTCGTGGTGCGAAGCATCGCGACGGAGGAGCTTCGATGCAGTCCCCTGCGTATATTTTGTTCGCGATGTCCTTTGGTTTCACCGCTTGCAGCGGACCCACGCCGAACACGGTGATCCACGCCGCCACCGGCGATGCGGCACTCATGCCCGTGACGTGGGGGGCCAACGCTCCCCCTGCCACCCCCCTCTGTGCCAACATCCGATGAGACAGCGCTCCTCCCGAAATTAGTGTAGAGAAGAGGGCGGAGACTGGACCTGACCCGCGTGCCCAAACCTTCCCATCTTCGATCCATCGATTCTACCTCCGCC
This region includes:
- a CDS encoding helix-turn-helix domain-containing protein, which encodes MLTPDQQERVRVALLMYAQGKTLHDVAGAVGYPREYVRAILEAKLHVTVHFAGAVARVLGTEISALTEERELPSSSK
- a CDS encoding lysophospholipid acyltransferase family protein produces the protein MSVRRFWQLLASWICGIVIGIVGSTITLLTFGAFSRTLSPWIVRTWGKSMLRLARVTVSVEGAEHLSSDTMKIATFNHGSLLDSFLIASIMPSGSVAAVKREMFYYPILGLTMYLCGFVFLDRRNSARSRKQMAKACKRMERNRLTVFISPEGTRARTHELLPFKKGAFFLALDSGAPIVPVVIEGAFDLHPPSRWTTDPGHVRIRVLPPRPTVGLSAESIPDEIEALRKLYATELATMRAEQGKPVIAPVARAA
- a CDS encoding nuclear transport factor 2 family protein, which encodes MQTNPTSSLDLPAPIASYFANETTDSQAVARCFTEDALVVDERHEHRGRAAIAAWNADATAKFSFNTELLAAETDGACTTVRAKVTGNFPGSSIELRYRFTLAGDLIARLEITP
- a CDS encoding winged helix-turn-helix transcriptional regulator, which produces MGYIPLGKHDHHTPASAASGIEDAIQMLEGRWKLVILFHLFGGKKLRFSELERAIPAVSQKMLSQQLRQLEQDGIVARIVHAQVPPKVEYHLTDWGQSLCPALDELLTWAEKRPTPKRQRRSPRSSQ
- a CDS encoding SDR family oxidoreductase encodes the protein MSFDLELQNRRALVTGGTKGIGAAVVNALRDAGARVVATARSAPSDADGVHFVAADATTAEGCALVAREALAYLGGVDILVHVLGGSSAPAGGFAALGDDEWKKELDLNLMPAVRLDRALLPSMLAQGSGVIVHVTSIQHELPLPESTTAYAAAKAALSTYSKALSKEVSPKGIRVVRVSPGWVETEASVRLAERLAAQAGTDYEGGKKMIMDSLGGIPLGRPAKPREVADLIAFVASPRAGSITGTEYVIDGGTVPTA
- a CDS encoding helix-turn-helix domain-containing protein — encoded protein: MGRVVRERREALGLTQEELGERCNLHRTYIGSIERGERNLSLQNIERIAHALGILAWELVRAAEDRR